The Bacteroidota bacterium sequence GAGAGGCAACAGTTCTTTTCCAGATAAGTTCATACAAGCGTTTTTCAGCATTGTTGCCTGTAATGGTTTCATTTTCAAAGGAAGTTGGCCGGATAGCTTCGTGTGCTTCCTGGGCTCCTTTGCTTTTGGTTTTATATTTTCTGATTGAAACGTACTTCTCGCCAAATTCATGAGTGATTACTTCCTGGGCAGCAGTCAGTGCCGTTTCGGCCAGATTGACAGAATCCGTTCTCATATAAGTAATTTTCCCTGCTTCATAAAGCTTCTGGGCAATCGACATGGTTTGAGAAACCGAAAATCCCAACTTGCGGCTTGCTTCCTGTTGAAGGGTGGAAGTAGTAAAAGGAGGCGCAGGAGACTTCCTGGAAGGCTTAGTAACCAAATCGCCCACTTTATATTGAGCAGAGAGACATTTATTTAAAAACGCAACAGTTTCTTCCTTGGAAGAAAACTTTTCGTTGAGTTCGGCTAACATCCCTACAGGTTTACCCTTTTTATCAGCTGTAATAAAAACAGCGGTAACTTTATAGGATGCAGAAGCCACAAACTCGCGGATCTCCCGTTCACGGTCTACAAGCAGGCGAACAGCAACCGACTGTACTCTTCCGGCAGACAATGAAGGTTTCACTTTCACCCAGAGAATTGGAGAAAGTTCAAAGCCCACCATGCGGTCAAGAATTCGCCTGGCCTGTTGTGCATTTACCAGGTTACTGTCTATGTCCCTTGGGCTCTTAATGGCGTCAAGAATAGCATTCTTGGTGATTTCATGAAAAACTATTCTCTTGGTATTTTTTTTCTTCAGATTGAGTACTTCTGACAAATGCCAGGCAATGGCCTCCCCTTCGCGGTCTTCATCAGATGCCAGCCAGACAGTCTGAGCATTTTTAGCCAGCTTTTTAAGTTCAGTAACCAACTTTTTCTTATCCTCGGGAATAACGTACTGAGGTTCATAATTCTTCTCAACGTCAATACTGAACTTCTTTTTATCCAAATCACGTATATGCCCAAAACTTGAAGTAACCAAATAATCTTTCCCTAAAAATTTTTCTATGGTCTTCGCTTTGGCCGGAGATTCAACAATTACTAAATTTTCTTCCATCAAACATGTATTTTTCTGAATACAAAAATGGCACAAAGTAAAACATTTGTCAAAATATGTTCAAAAGTTTCTATTAAATAATAATTGCTATTTTTGCCCCAAAGTACTAAAATTAATCATGGAAAAATTAGGAAAAAAAGAAAAACATTATTTAAAAATTTTTTACATACTGTTTTTTTCTCCCCTGGCATTAATCATTTTAACCGTTTTCTTTTCAATAATCGGACTATTAGGATTCATGCCTACTTTTGAAGATCTTGAAAATCCCAGCAGCAATCTGGCTTCAGAGGTTATTTCTGAAGATAATGTGCTTTTGGGTAAATATTATGTTCAAAACAGGACCTACGTTGAATTTGAAGAGTTATCCCCTTATCTGCTTAACGCACTGATATCCAGAGAAGATCACCGTTTTACCGAGCATTCCGGAGTTGATGCAGTAGGGCTGGCCCGTGTTTTTTTTAAAACTTTTTTATTGGGCAGAGAAAGCTCAGGAGGAGGAAGTACCATTACCCAGCAATTGGCAAAGAATTTATTTCCCCGGGACACCACTTCATATAACATTGGACTGGTCAGAAAATTCAAACTTTTTACTGCAAAATTCAAAGAATGGGTAACTGCCGTAAAACTTGAACGGAATTACACCAAAGAAGAAATTCTGGTCATGTACCTGAATACAGTTCCCTTTGGCAGTGAAACTTATGGGGTAAAATCAGCAGCCCGGACCTTCTTTAATGAATCTCCAGATTCATTAAAAATAGAAGAAGCTGCTCTTTTGGTGGGGATGCTGAAAGGGCCTACCAGATATAATCCTGTCCGCAACCCGGAACGTTCGTTGGAACGCCGTAACGGAGTCCTTGAAAAAATGAAGGACTATGGGTATATCAGTTCAGAGCAATGTGATTCGCTCAAAAATATTCCTATCAGGCTACATTATAATTTACAGGACCACAATGAAGGATTAGCTACTTACTTTAGGGAATATCTTCGCCTTGTTCTGGATGCCCATGAACCCGAACGCGACAATTATGTATATGCCAGCGATTATACGCAGGATTCATTAGCCTGGGCCACCAATCCTTTATATGGATGGTGTAACAAAAATAAGAAGCCTGATGGCTCCTCTTACAACCTTTACAGGGATGGATTAAAAATTTACACCACCATCAATTCGAAAATGCAGAAATATGCTGAAGATGCCATGTCAGAACATCTTGAGAAAGTACTTCAACCTGCATTTTCCAGAGAAAAGAAAGGGAAGAAAAATGGGCCTTTCTCCAATGCGCTTAGCAACGAGGACATACAAAATATCATGACTGCTTCCATGAAGCGGACCGACCGTTATAAATACCTGAAAAATACAGGAGCATCAGACAGGGAAATACAGCAAAGTTTCAACACTCCTACAAAAATGACAGTATTCAGCTGGCATGGGGATATTGATACGGTGATGTCGCCCATGGACTCCATCAGGTATTACAAATATTACCTGCGGGCCGGTTTTATGGCCATGGATCCTCATAACGGTGAAGTTAAAGCTTATGTCGGTGGGCCAAATTTCAGGTATTTCAAATATGATGCAGTTAAAATGCAAAAGAGGCAGGTAGGTTCAACCATCAAACCGTTTATTTATACGCTGGCCATGCAGGAAGGCTTTTCTCCCTGCGATAAAGTTCCCGACGTACCTACAACTTTCCAGTTAGGAGACACAACCTGGACCCCTAAAAACTCAGGGAACGACAAATATGTCGGGCAAATGGTAACCTTGAAATGGGGACTGGCCAATTCCATTAATTATATTTCGGCCTGGGTAATGAAACAGTTTAATCCGCC is a genomic window containing:
- a CDS encoding transglycosylase domain-containing protein, whose translation is MEKLGKKEKHYLKIFYILFFSPLALIILTVFFSIIGLLGFMPTFEDLENPSSNLASEVISEDNVLLGKYYVQNRTYVEFEELSPYLLNALISREDHRFTEHSGVDAVGLARVFFKTFLLGRESSGGGSTITQQLAKNLFPRDTTSYNIGLVRKFKLFTAKFKEWVTAVKLERNYTKEEILVMYLNTVPFGSETYGVKSAARTFFNESPDSLKIEEAALLVGMLKGPTRYNPVRNPERSLERRNGVLEKMKDYGYISSEQCDSLKNIPIRLHYNLQDHNEGLATYFREYLRLVLDAHEPERDNYVYASDYTQDSLAWATNPLYGWCNKNKKPDGSSYNLYRDGLKIYTTINSKMQKYAEDAMSEHLEKVLQPAFSREKKGKKNGPFSNALSNEDIQNIMTASMKRTDRYKYLKNTGASDREIQQSFNTPTKMTVFSWHGDIDTVMSPMDSIRYYKYYLRAGFMAMDPHNGEVKAYVGGPNFRYFKYDAVKMQKRQVGSTIKPFIYTLAMQEGFSPCDKVPDVPTTFQLGDTTWTPKNSGNDKYVGQMVTLKWGLANSINYISAWVMKQFNPPSVIEVAHKMGITSYLDPVPSLVLGTSDISLYEMVDAYCTFANKGIHTEPIMVTKIADKNGNVLATFQPQSAEAISEQTAYLMLNMMEGVVNGGTGARLRGRRFGFTNVMAGKTGTTQNHSDGWYIGITPDLVSGVWVGGEDRGTHFDEMYLGQGANMALPIWGLFMQKVYRDPSLKISKGDFERPANFSVVMNCDQYDQEKKQQTEEEETIE